The Paraburkholderia caffeinilytica genome segment CCAGAACCGGGTTGACGATTGACGAAGCGAATGTCGTCGCGCGCGAGATCGCTCAGGCCGTCGATTCCCTTCGGATTGCCCTTGCCGAGAAAAAGGCCCTGCTTGCGCTTCGTCAGATGCACGAGCACGTGACGCTGAGGATCGAGCCAGCGCCGATAGGTATCCGCGCAGGCCGCGCGAAACTCGCCCAGCGGCAAGTGAAAGCCGGCCAGGTCACATTCGCCACGGGCAAGCGCGCTAACCGCGTCCGCGCTGTCGCGGTATTTGATGTCGACCGGCAGATCGTTCGCGACCAACGCCGTCACCAGCGCCGCCACCGCGTAACCGTGGGACGCGTAAATCCGCACGTCGTCAGCGGCCGGCGCGAGCCAGCGGTTCAGGTCGCTGGCGACTTCGCTCGCGAGCGCCTGCATGTTGCCGTCGAGCCGCTCCCCGCACAGACGCTGCGCGCGCAACACGGCCTGCCCGAGCTCGGACAGCACCGAGCCGCGCCCGCGCTCCTTGGCGATCAGCGGACCACCCAGATGCGCCTCGATGCTGCGCAACAAACCCCACGCATGACGGTAGGACAAACCCTTAAGCGTCGCCGCCTGCGCGATGCTGCCGGACTCATCCACCAGCGCGAGCAGCGGCACCACGT includes the following:
- a CDS encoding substrate-binding domain-containing protein, which gives rise to MIRIECQAQLVVKGPDGREASLSDVVPLLALVDESGSIAQAATLKGLSYRHAWGLLRSIEAHLGGPLIAKERGRGSVLSELGQAVLRAQRLCGERLDGNMQALASEVASDLNRWLAPAADDVRIYASHGYAVAALVTALVANDLPVDIKYRDSADAVSALARGECDLAGFHLPLGEFRAACADTYRRWLDPQRHVLVHLTKRKQGLFLGKGNPKGIDGLSDLARDDIRFVNRQPGSGTRMLLDLALRKVGVDPDRVNGYASAELTHSAIAAFVASGMADVGFGVEPAAHHFGLDFIPIVDEDYYFACDRARLERAPLATVIGLLRGAAFRHGVEQLEGYDPRDCGKQLDLDAGLGPTAA